A window of Selenomonas ruminantium subsp. lactilytica TAM6421 contains these coding sequences:
- the radC gene encoding RadC family protein, with the protein MNRDLTHESNATLLSTLLNIPAENLACKNISDILTAPLSITGVGTKKASKIYVIKEVVRRIMEESPNDTPTIHGPEDVADFFMPIMLHKTKEQFMLALLDTKNKIIATPTISIGSLSASVVHPREVFAEAIKYPCASIILVHNHPSGDPTPSREDIAVTERLRKAGKIMSVPILDHIIIGNKNYCSMKERGNMA; encoded by the coding sequence ATGAATCGAGATTTAACCCACGAATCCAATGCCACCCTGCTTTCTACTCTGCTGAATATCCCCGCTGAAAATCTTGCCTGCAAAAACATCTCGGATATCTTGACCGCGCCCTTGTCAATAACGGGGGTTGGCACGAAGAAGGCATCTAAAATCTATGTCATCAAGGAAGTCGTGCGCCGTATTATGGAGGAATCCCCCAATGATACCCCCACTATTCACGGCCCCGAAGATGTTGCCGATTTCTTTATGCCCATCATGCTCCACAAGACCAAGGAACAGTTTATGCTTGCCTTGCTGGACACCAAGAACAAGATAATAGCTACCCCCACCATTTCCATTGGTTCCCTTTCCGCTTCAGTCGTACATCCAAGAGAAGTTTTTGCAGAGGCGATAAAATATCCCTGCGCTTCCATAATCCTTGTCCATAACCACCCCAGCGGCGACCCCACCCCCAGCAGGGAAGACATCGCCGTTACCGAAAGGCTGCGCAAAGCTGGCAAAATTATGAGCGTCCCCATTTTAGACCATATCATCATTGGCAACAAAAATTATTGCAGTATGAAAGAAAGGGGCAACATGGCATAA
- a CDS encoding single-stranded DNA-binding protein, with the protein MNVVSLSGRVAQEIKLYKTSNDNHVITINLAVKSDYFKEGEEPKTEFIPVTVWGKLAENCAAHLVKGQLIEIEGRLQRRSYEKDGERCYVTDAIAEKVHFLSKPARKEEASDDKGSKKSKAKKSA; encoded by the coding sequence ATGAACGTTGTATCACTCAGCGGACGCGTAGCACAGGAAATCAAACTCTATAAAACCAGCAACGACAATCACGTCATTACCATCAATCTGGCCGTAAAATCTGATTATTTCAAGGAAGGCGAGGAACCCAAGACCGAATTTATCCCTGTCACGGTATGGGGAAAACTGGCCGAAAACTGTGCCGCACACCTTGTAAAAGGTCAGCTCATCGAAATTGAAGGCAGACTGCAACGGCGAAGCTATGAAAAGGATGGCGAGCGTTGTTATGTAACAGACGCCATCGCCGAAAAAGTACATTTCCTGTCCAAGCCTGCTCGCAAGGAAGAAGCCAGTGACGACAAGGGCAGTAAAAAATCCAAAGCCAAGAAATCTGCCTGA
- a CDS encoding cyclase family protein, which yields MGHQLWNLINELQSEKYEWVDLSHSLNNDSPYWAGIPEGSVELSKTVFDWGNPMLECLIQTFKFPGQFGTHIDFPGHFVKDAPLSEKFGVKHMLYPLVVIDIRDKVHEDVHYAVTVEDIKAFEAKYGDIPDGAFVALNAGWAKNWPDMDKLSGIDEDGNENAPGWSLEALKYIYEVRNAAANGHETLDTDASAVAAAAGDLVCERYVLSKGKLQIEVLNNLDKVAPVGALLFAAWPNIEQATGLPVRVLAITPKK from the coding sequence ATGGGTCATCAGTTATGGAATCTTATCAATGAGCTGCAGTCAGAGAAATATGAGTGGGTGGATTTAAGCCATTCATTGAACAATGACAGTCCTTACTGGGCAGGGATACCTGAGGGGTCAGTAGAGCTGTCCAAGACCGTATTTGACTGGGGAAATCCTATGCTTGAATGTCTGATCCAGACATTCAAGTTTCCGGGGCAGTTTGGTACGCATATTGATTTTCCCGGTCACTTCGTCAAGGATGCGCCTCTATCGGAAAAATTCGGTGTTAAGCATATGCTTTACCCATTGGTCGTAATAGATATCAGAGATAAGGTGCACGAGGATGTGCATTACGCTGTTACGGTGGAGGATATCAAGGCATTTGAGGCAAAATATGGAGACATACCTGATGGGGCCTTTGTGGCGCTGAATGCCGGCTGGGCAAAGAACTGGCCTGACATGGATAAATTGTCAGGGATTGATGAGGATGGTAATGAAAATGCTCCCGGCTGGTCGCTGGAAGCACTGAAGTATATTTACGAGGTGCGCAATGCGGCGGCCAATGGCCATGAAACTTTGGATACGGATGCCAGCGCAGTAGCTGCCGCTGCTGGTGATTTGGTATGCGAACGTTATGTGCTCAGTAAGGGGAAGCTGCAGATTGAAGTATTGAATAATCTGGATAAGGTAGCACCAGTGGGAGCGTTGCTGTTTGCTGCCTGGCCTAATATTGAACAGGCTACGGGATTGCCTGTCCGTGTGCTGGCAATCACACCGAAAAAATGA